Genomic DNA from Corynebacterium kroppenstedtii:
GATCGCCTCGAAACAGCTAATTTCAAGGGTGATCTTGATCTTTAGCTTCTGATTAGTGCGACACACGTTTCCGCTGAAGCTCTGCGTGACATCGTGTGACCAGTACGTCAGCGTCATCATGTGGCCGGCCTCTTTGTGGGCCGGCCACACGCGTACGATCGACAACATGGGTTACCAACAAGGATCCATTCGAGCTGTTGACACCGACTATGACGTCGAATGGCTCGAACAAGTTGACTATATGGAAATGTGGCATCGACAGGCCGAATACGCTCAACAACGAGCCGATGCGGCTGGGGCCACACGTGACGAACCCGACCGTGGCGTCGACAAGTTGTTGTTCCTCGAGCACCCCGCGACGTACACAGCGGGGAAACGAACACAACCCGAAGACCTCCCTGACAATGACGACACACCGCTCATCCGCATCGACCGGGGTGGGCGCATCACCTGGCACGGGCCAGGGCAGCTGGTCGGGTACCCGATCATTCGGTTAGCCCAACCGCTCGATGTCGTCGATTATGTGCGACGCCTGGAAGAAGCACTCATCACGACGTGCCACACACTCGGTGTGACCAACGCTGGGCGCGTTGAGGGGCGGTCAGGGGTATGGCTCCCCACCGACGTCGTGCGGGGAGAACTGCGCCCTGAGCGGAAAATAGCGGCCATCGGACTGCGAGTTACGCGGGGTGTCACCATGCACGGCTTCGCTCTCAACTGCGATAATTCGCTAGAGCCTTTCAACCACATCGTGCCGTGCGGCATCAGCGATGCCGGGGTGACGACTCTGACAGAAGAACTCGGACATGATATCCGCCCCCATGACATCGTCGGCCTCATGCGGGACTCTCTTATCGCGGCACTGGATGGGACACAACCGCTCACTACCAGCACAATTCCCGACGATGGACATAAGCGCATCAAAGTTCAGTAAGATGTGTACGACGACACACTCAAAAATAAGGTAGAAGACATGGCAGTTGCACCGAACGGACGACGACTTCTCCGCATCGAAGCACGGAACGCCCAGACCCCCATTGAAGCAAAACCGCGGTGGATCCGGACGACCGCGACCATGGGCCCCGAATTCCGCGACATGAAGAAACGCGTCAAAGGCGCTGGTCTTCACACCGTTTGTCAAGAGGCTGGTTGCCCCAACATTCACGAGTGCTGGGAAGATCGTGAGGCCACCTTCCTCATTGGTGGCGATA
This window encodes:
- the lipB gene encoding lipoyl(octanoyl) transferase LipB encodes the protein MGYQQGSIRAVDTDYDVEWLEQVDYMEMWHRQAEYAQQRADAAGATRDEPDRGVDKLLFLEHPATYTAGKRTQPEDLPDNDDTPLIRIDRGGRITWHGPGQLVGYPIIRLAQPLDVVDYVRRLEEALITTCHTLGVTNAGRVEGRSGVWLPTDVVRGELRPERKIAAIGLRVTRGVTMHGFALNCDNSLEPFNHIVPCGISDAGVTTLTEELGHDIRPHDIVGLMRDSLIAALDGTQPLTTSTIPDDGHKRIKVQ